One window of the Zea mays cultivar B73 chromosome 3, Zm-B73-REFERENCE-NAM-5.0, whole genome shotgun sequence genome contains the following:
- the LOC100284854 gene encoding UDP-glucuronic acid decarboxylase 1: MKQLHKSSPTHAPSPAHAPAPKAAKTARPGPRSWIGYVLREQRLLFVLLGALIASTFFLLRPYLSLSPSSHLPDARPLFSFATRSGVPAGFRPPQRRVVVTGGAGFVGSHLVDRLLEQGDSVIVVDNFFTGRKENVAHHLRNPRFELLRHDVVEPILLEVDRIYHLACPASPVHYKYNPIKTIKTNVMGTLNMLGLAKRIGARFLLTSTSEVYGDPLEHPQKESYWGHVNPIGVRSCYDEGKRTAETLTMDYHRGGGVEVRIARIFNTYGPRMCLDDGRVVSNFVAQALRRQPMTVYGDGKQTRSFQYVADLVAGLMALMESDHIGPFNLGNPGEFTMLELAQVVKETIDPMATIEFKPNTADDPHMRKPDITKAKQLLHWEPKVSLKEGLPLMVQDFRQRISDE; this comes from the exons ATGAAGCAGCTCCACAAGTCTTCCCCTACCCACGCGCCATCGCCGGCGCACGCACCGGCTCCCAAGGCCGCCAAGACGGCGCGCCCAGGTCCGCGCTCCTGGATCGGCTACGTCCTCCGCGAGCAGCGCCTCCTCTTCGTCCTGCTCGGTGCGCTCATCGCCTCCACCTTCTTCCTCCTCCGGCCCTACCTCTCGCTCTCCCCGTCTTCCCACCTCCCCGACGCCCGCCCGCTCTTCTCCTTCGCCACCCGCTCCGGTGTTCCCGCCGGCTTCCGCCCGCCGCAGCGCCGCGTCGTCGTAACAGGCGGGGCAGGGTTCGTCGGCAGCCACCTCGTCGACCGGCTTCTGGAGCAGGGGGACAGCGTGATCGTGGTCGACAACTTCTTCACCGGCAGGAAGGAGAACGTCGCGCACCACCTCCGGAACCCCAGGTTCGAGCTGCTCCGCCACGATGTAGTCGAGCCAATCCTCCTCGAGGTGGACCGGATCTACCacctcgcgtgccccgcgtcgcctgTGCACTACAAGTACAACCCAATCAAGACGATC AAGACAAATGTCATGGGAACTTTGAATATGTTGGGTCTGGCGAAGCGAATTGGTGCAAGGTTTTTGTTGACTAGCACAAGTGAAGTTTATGGTGATCCGCTTGAGCATCCACAGAAGGAGTCATACTGGGGGCACGTTAATCCTATAG GTGTTAGGAGCTGTTACGATGAGGGGAAGAGAACAGCAGAGACTTTAACTATGGACTATCATCGTGGTGGTGGTGTTGAG GTGCGTATTGCCCGTATTTTCAATACATATGGTCCTCGTATGTGCCTCGACGATGGTCGTGTGGTCAGCAATTTTGTTGCACAG GCACTGCGAAGGCAACCGATGACAGTCTATGGTGACGGAAAACAAACTCGAAGTTTCCAATATGTTGCTGATCTG GTTGCTGGACTGATGGCTCTAATGGAGAGTGATCATATTGGTCCTTTCAACTTGGGAAACCCAGGAGAGTTTACCATGTTGGAGCTAGCACAG GTTGTGAAGGAAACAATTGACCCAATGGCAACCATTGAATTCAAACCCAACACAGCTGATGATCCCCATATGAGAAAGCCAGATATCACCAAGGCTAAGCAACTGCTACATTGGGAGCCAAAGGTCTCTCTCAAAGAAGGCCTTCCGCTAATGGTTCAAGATTTCCGTCAAAGGATCTCGGATGAGTAA